Proteins encoded together in one Triticum dicoccoides isolate Atlit2015 ecotype Zavitan chromosome 7B, WEW_v2.0, whole genome shotgun sequence window:
- the LOC119336441 gene encoding dehydrodolichyl diphosphate synthase 6-like isoform X2, whose product MLDSLISHVLTEEKPDEIIATGVVESLQNFLRKCIIAVLSYGPMPKHIAFIMDGNRRYAKSRSIKQGTGHSVGFAALMASLIYCYEMGVKYITVYAFSIDNFKRDPSEVKTLMELMEEKINKLLENKNVINKVNCKINFWGNLDMLPEPVRLAAQKLMASTAENTGLIFSVCMPYNSTSEIANAVTELCKERRDMMQGQQASGRNGHPANGGAHLDISVADLDRHMYTAGCPDPDIVIRTSGETRLSNFLLWQTTFSHLQNPDPLWPEFSWRHLVWAILQYQRAYPYIEQNKGLAKKQL is encoded by the exons ATGCTTGATTCACTTATTAGCCAT GTGTTGACTGAGGAGAAGCCTGATGAGATAATTGCGACTGGTGTTGTTGaaagtctgcagaattttctgcgcAAGTGCATCATAGCTGTCCTCTCATATGGCCCGATGCCTAAACACATCGCGTTTATTATGGACGGGAACCGCAGATATGCCAAGTCCAGAAGTATCAAGCAAGGCACCGGTCACAGCGTGGGGTTCGCTGCTCTAATGGCAAGTCTTATCTACTGTTACGAGATGGGTGTCAAGTACATCACGGTGTATGCATTCAGCATCGACAATTTCAAACGTGACCCTAGCGAGGTCAAGACCTTGATGGAATTAATGGAGGAAAAGATCAACAAGCTGTTGgaaaacaagaatgtcatcaacaagGTTAACTGCAAGATCAACTTCTGGGGGAACCTGGACATGCTTCCCGAACCAGTGCGGTTGGCAGCCCAGAAGCTGATGGCGAGCACCGCCGAGAACACAGGACTGATCTTCTCCGTCTGCATGCCGTACAATTCGACCTCCGAAATCGCCAACGCCGTCACCGAGCTCTGCAAAGAACGGAGGGATATGATGCAGGGGCAGCAGGCCAGTGGCCGCAACGGCCACCCCGCAAATGGCGGTGCACATTTGGATATCTCGGTGGCCGACCTGGACCGCCACATGTACACCGCTGGCTGCCCGGACCCGGACATTGTGATCCGGACCTCGGGCGAGACCCGGCTGAGCAACTTCCTCCTGTGGCAGACGACGTTTAGTCATCTGCAGAACCCGGACCCCCTCTGGCCTGAGTTCTCCTGGAGGCACCTCGTCTGGGCGATACTGCAGTACCAGAGAGCCTACCCGTACATCGAGCAGAACAAAGGTCTGGCAAAGAAGCAGCTGTGA
- the LOC119336441 gene encoding dehydrodolichyl diphosphate synthase 6-like isoform X1 has product MLDSLISHDPKVLTEEKPDEIIATGVVESLQNFLRKCIIAVLSYGPMPKHIAFIMDGNRRYAKSRSIKQGTGHSVGFAALMASLIYCYEMGVKYITVYAFSIDNFKRDPSEVKTLMELMEEKINKLLENKNVINKVNCKINFWGNLDMLPEPVRLAAQKLMASTAENTGLIFSVCMPYNSTSEIANAVTELCKERRDMMQGQQASGRNGHPANGGAHLDISVADLDRHMYTAGCPDPDIVIRTSGETRLSNFLLWQTTFSHLQNPDPLWPEFSWRHLVWAILQYQRAYPYIEQNKGLAKKQL; this is encoded by the exons ATGCTTGATTCACTTATTAGCCAT GACCCAAAGGTGTTGACTGAGGAGAAGCCTGATGAGATAATTGCGACTGGTGTTGTTGaaagtctgcagaattttctgcgcAAGTGCATCATAGCTGTCCTCTCATATGGCCCGATGCCTAAACACATCGCGTTTATTATGGACGGGAACCGCAGATATGCCAAGTCCAGAAGTATCAAGCAAGGCACCGGTCACAGCGTGGGGTTCGCTGCTCTAATGGCAAGTCTTATCTACTGTTACGAGATGGGTGTCAAGTACATCACGGTGTATGCATTCAGCATCGACAATTTCAAACGTGACCCTAGCGAGGTCAAGACCTTGATGGAATTAATGGAGGAAAAGATCAACAAGCTGTTGgaaaacaagaatgtcatcaacaagGTTAACTGCAAGATCAACTTCTGGGGGAACCTGGACATGCTTCCCGAACCAGTGCGGTTGGCAGCCCAGAAGCTGATGGCGAGCACCGCCGAGAACACAGGACTGATCTTCTCCGTCTGCATGCCGTACAATTCGACCTCCGAAATCGCCAACGCCGTCACCGAGCTCTGCAAAGAACGGAGGGATATGATGCAGGGGCAGCAGGCCAGTGGCCGCAACGGCCACCCCGCAAATGGCGGTGCACATTTGGATATCTCGGTGGCCGACCTGGACCGCCACATGTACACCGCTGGCTGCCCGGACCCGGACATTGTGATCCGGACCTCGGGCGAGACCCGGCTGAGCAACTTCCTCCTGTGGCAGACGACGTTTAGTCATCTGCAGAACCCGGACCCCCTCTGGCCTGAGTTCTCCTGGAGGCACCTCGTCTGGGCGATACTGCAGTACCAGAGAGCCTACCCGTACATCGAGCAGAACAAAGGTCTGGCAAAGAAGCAGCTGTGA